The segment AATAAGGCTTTTAACAACGCGTTGTAAAATACCAAGTATTGACTAATGtgtgtgggaaaatgtgttttgcagttattatcaaaaataattaacCAGTCAGTGTTATTGGTTTCTGGTTATAATCTCATAGTCCCACTGAAAATTAAGACATGGCAATACAGGGCATTTTGTTTATCTCCTCGTGGTCTTACTCttaaacagcaacacaaccCTTTCCTTGTTTCTTCCCTGTGATGTAGTGATTGATGTCGTTCTCCCATCCTACACTTTagcttctctgtttctgtccctgGCATGGCTCCTTGAAACGTGTGTCTGACAACACAATCCAGAAGTGACATCAGATTTATGTCCAAGTGCTCATTCATTCACTGTTGGTTTCTGTTTCAGGTGCGTTAGTGAGAGAGACGAACGTTTCCTTTGCATATTTAACATTGTCTGCACATCTGCTCTGACTGTTATAATGAATCTAATAAAGCTATATTTTAACAGTGGAAGTGGTCGGATTGGATCATTGTTTTCACGTTACCATTTTAACTTCTAccttaaaaatgattaaatgcTTCACATACAATTGTGTGAGGAAAAACTAAGATGTATGAATATGCACTGAGTGACAGAGGTGCACAAGGGATTTACATCGTATTAACTGGTAAATACTAATGatcatcatttttattagaATTTCTTGTTTAAATTTGTGCAATTTCATTATATAGATACGTCAGAAACAATAAATGTTATCTATACTTATTTACATGTATTATAAATATACAGACATGTTTTATCTGTAGTATCTATACTTTTTATCTATGTTGTAAAATGTCATGTTATTTTATATGATAATGTTACACCCCCTCTTTTGCCCTATTCTTCATCTAAATATAAACTAATcgaaaaacaataaagataaatatgCATATATGTAGAATTTAGTCTCTACATAAATTGTTGTTATTTCCGAACGAATAACATTACATTTGATATGTATTAACAAATAATAACTATGtaatgaaataacaaaaaagacTAATATTgacatcatcataataataataataataacaaatacattgtatacaataataataaattgttGAAAAGgccaaaatgaaaatggaaagaaaaacaaacattcacacacagaccaacCTGCATACACATATTAATATACATATGTAGACACAGTTATCAAACGGTATAatgtaataaattaaatttcaaaaaaacagtttgagcCATTTCCACCCGGACACCATAACCGGGACGTACCAGAGCAGAGCGGTTGTTGCAGTCAAACTGGTCCGGGTGGATAAGTGGGTGAAAGGTTCAGCAGGTTAGAGTGACAGCGGCGCAGTAAcgcgtcacacacacacacacacacacacacacactaggagCAGGTGAGCTGGTGAGCTGGTGTTTGTTCtttcattgtttgttgtttgtttcctctcgGTGTcgttttcattgtgttgttgttttttcctcagCAGAGCGGAAACTAAAAATGTCTAAACAGCCGCAGCCGATCAGCCCGATGAAGAACTTCTTCGCCGGGGGGTTCGGAGGAGTCTGCCTGGTGTTCGCCGGACATCCACTGGACACCATTAAAGTAAAGACACCGTGTTCCCTGCATAAAGACACCGTGTTCCCTGCACGAAGCATGGGGCAGAGACACGCATGTTTCCGGTCAGAGTCAGCTGTGTGGATGTGATCTGCTCCTTCTGCTGTATTAGATATTagtgtgggtgtgcgtgtgggtgcttacgtgtgtgagagagtatatgtgtgtgtgtgtgtgacctcaggCTGCTGCAGCCCTTTGACCCACATGCACTTTATTACGCATCTCAGCTCACAGACCTGAGCTGAACACATCACTGCATCAACACACCTACAGTAACTAGATCAATGCTCCTGATCAGAGTCACTCATCAATCAGCTGACACATCTGCAGATATTACATGATTCCAGATATCAGCAACAATATCAATGATTATTTCAATACAACCTTCATctatagcaatataacaaatgtcCAATATACATGTATATCGATATATTACTTATGTACtgtgcaagcacagtgaggaggtgtaacACATGATGGATCTCCCTCcgatttataaaatgttttgttgtataTCAAGTTTAAAACCTcgaccttcactcaggagcaacaAATGCTCTTATAAtttcaaagaaataataatgtaacatCGCAATCAATCATCCATAGagttttatctttgtgttttggtcATATCACTCAACCTTATGCTCTgcaaaacatgaacacatttttaacaaaaacaaaatcaagcaAATATTCATTAAAGCTTCGAAGCAGCACCAGTTTcccacagtgtgttttttaagttgCTCCTGGAAGGTTCACCCGTCTCCACTCTGAGGCTCCGTAGCTCAGCGTTAACCTCAGGGTCTTGGCCCTCTCTGCTTTTAAGACCCTATTGCTCAGTTTGGACGAGCAGCTCGATGAAGAGTCCGGCTGGTTCCAAACGTGAACACCACCGTGGCGTTCGGGAAGCGTCACTGCAGCACAAATGTTTCAGTAGCCCTTAGCAGATCATGTCACTGAGCTCTGCAGGCAGATCCCTCAGTCTTGAGGTTTTACTCTGATATGCATTAGTCAGCTGTGAGACTTCATAGACATGTGACATGTACCTTCTCACAAATTGTGTCAAATCGGTCGAATTTATCGCCGAAAgactgaggagaaaagaaatgGAGCCACATTTCAGGTTTGGATACTTATGACAATGtgatatttccttttttcctttttaataaacCAGAATTTGACTCCAGGTGGCTCTCAGTAAActtagcaaaataaaataaaaatgtctaaaatacTGTTTTCACTTTATCATAAAGCTTAAttgatgaagacatttttttgtcttaataTTTTTTGAATGCACCGTGTTTGCAATCGTGTTTCTGGCCACAAGGCAAATAAAAGTCCAATAGTTACTCCCTAAATATTGGAATAAATAACAGTCCGGCTTGTAGTAGGTGTTTACATTTATTGTGAAGGTGTTTGATGAGGTTGAGGTCAGAGCAGTTGAGTTCTTCCATATTTAACTCTGAAAACTATTTCTTGTGAGGGCCACTTgcatattttattctttatgtgtggaaaaaaaaacatctttctttctttctttctttctttctttctttctttctgtctttctttctcaggTGCGTTTACAAACTCAGGCCAAACCCAAACCTGGAGAGAAGCTCATATACGGTGGAACTATCGACTGTTTCAAGAAGACCTTGGCCAAAGAGGTGAGGGTGGATGCTGCTttactcaaaataaaaaaaatacgtCTTCCAAATCTTCTTACCTCATActgctcttctccttctcccctcacAGGGTATGAAAGGGCTTTATAAAGGCATGGCGGCCCCGATCATTGGAGTCGCACccatgtttgctgtgtgtttctttggATTCGGACTTGGCAAGAAACTCCAACAGAGAACTCCTGATGAAATCCTCACGTAGGTGATTGATCTGTCGGTGGTGGCTGAATTCCTCAGTTAACTGTTTTCCTGATGAGTTTCTTCCTCTCGCCCCCTGCAGGTATCAACAGCTGTTTGCTGCAGGGATGTTGTCCGGCGTGTTCACCACGGCCATCATGGCTCCCGGAGAGCGAATCAAATGCCTCCTACAGGTCAGAAATCACTGTGTGGGTTTGTAGAGATAAACAGGATCCAATCAGTGACCCTGATGGTATttcaacactgtgtgtgtgtgtgtgtgtgcgtgcatgttaCAGATCCAGGCAGCAACTGGTGAGGTGAAGTATGCTGGACCCATGGACTGTGTCAAACAGCTGTACAGAGAGTTTGGGATCAGAGGAGTCTACAAAGGCACAGCTCTGACTCTCATGAGAGGTGCGTCTTTACTCCAACAGATCCTGAGTCTGGGCAAACGTCACAACTTGTATTTAAGTTTGTCGATTAACGTTGGTCCGGCTTTGTTCATGCTTTGCTGAGTATTCAAAGTGGGTGGATAGAATAATGATGAATTACACCTCATAGGAATAGGACTTAAGCTCTTTAAAAGATACCTGTAAATGAGCAaaatttccatttccatttgatactgctcattaaaacacactgtactttgaagacaattttaaaagtattttaaataatcACCATCTTCACTATCACATTGTTCTGCTGCCTTACATCACCTGTAGATCTGTGGAATAGTGGGAAACAATCAGGAATGTGGCTCATGGCGCTTGTGAACTTGTGTtagtacaaaaataaacattacttatttatttatacaatttCTATCCCAACAATGTTGCAAAGTTCTCAACAAGGAACAAAATGGCCCCAGACAAGTCAATAAAATGAGAATGAAACAATGGAACGTGAGCAGAGACAATTTTATAATGAAATGGATAAAATCATTAATCATATCAataaactagaatagcactcagacGAGCTGATACCTCCGCCcaggaccaacagtccccttcaattcaatccaAATGTCACCTTCTCATGGATATCACTATCCTATCCACTAaatgtgacagatttttttcatcaagatccattaattactgtgaaaatgtttttaaaaagctctaTTTCTTGGAATCACCCCTGAGTTTTTGCCTAATCCTGCTAacttaaagacaaacaaacaaatgcggATGAAAACcgaacctccttggcggagcaGAAGAAATTGTTATTGTATCATCAAACACTGTAGGTTGTCTGGGTAAATGTTTGTGCTCCAACctacaaaaaacaataatacaatgAGAAAAGTAGCGGTTGTGTATTCAGATACTGTATATTCACGTTTATGTAAAAAGTGTTGTGTATTATCAAGGTTATGCTGGAGTGTTTTGCATCTGAAACGCCTCTGTTTGTATCGCAGACGTTCCAGCGAGCGGGATGTACTTCATGTCCTACGAGTGGCTGAAGAATCTCCTCACGCCAGCAGGAAAAAGGTGAATATTAGTTTTTTCCTCACAGTATTTACACGCATgtttaaaaaagcagcagagcagtCAAATCTCTGGTGTTTCCCCTGCAGCCACAACGAGCTCAGCATTCCCAGTGTGCTGTTTGCCGGAGGAATGGCCGGGATCTTCAACTGGGCCGTCGCAATTCCACCCGACGTCCTCAAGTCTCGTTTCCAGACAGGTTTGTTTTCAAATTAgattaaatatttgtgtgtgaatatctTACCCTTTAGATTCTGAGGTTTGTTGACTTTTTACTTCAAGTGTATTTACGTGTGTAGATTTTTTTCATGTTCTCAATGTTTTACAGTCAGACTTTCTTCAAATGTGTCTGTGGCTGATTTTCATAACCTGTCTTTTCCTCAGCTCCTGAGGGAAAATATCCCAACGGCGTCCGGGACGTCCTGCGGGAGCTGATAAGAGAGGAGGGCGTGGCCTCGCTGTATAAAGGCTTCAATGCCGTCATGCTTCGAGCTTTCCCCGCAAACGCAGTGAGTGACTTCACTTATTGTTTGTTTCTGGCTGATGGATGGTTCATTAGGACGTTTAGCATGAGGATGATTAAGAGGGTTTGGttgtaaaagaataaataaaaaagctatAGACAGAACATAATACCAAGTTAGAGATCTACTGTTACTTAAAAGACTTTGGTTCATCATGAAACttgcaggacaaattagaagaTGGCAGACCGCCACAGTCAgtatatttcatatttgtttaatCACTGTTTTACACCAactaagttttttttttctctgtctcttatTTTCAGGCTTGTTTCTTAGGATTTGAAATGGCAATGAAGTTCTTGAACTGGTTGGCACCAAGCCACTGATGAAGGATCAGCGTCACCTCATATGTGAATCCCAGGAAACAGAACTGTGTAACACAAAGACAGAATTGTTAccagtacagacacacacacacacacacacacacacacacacacacacacacacacacaaacacacacaaagaatcaAACAATACAAAGAGATTGTTAACACGTTTCCAATAATTTACTTGATTATCTTTAAAATCACGTGGTACTGTCGAGCACGCTGAGCGTTCAGACCTGCTTATGGTGCAGTGCAGAGATGTTGTCATGACTCTGCACCACCAGTgcacttaac is part of the Hippoglossus hippoglossus isolate fHipHip1 chromosome 5, fHipHip1.pri, whole genome shotgun sequence genome and harbors:
- the slc25a20 gene encoding mitochondrial carnitine/acylcarnitine carrier protein, coding for MSKQPQPISPMKNFFAGGFGGVCLVFAGHPLDTIKVRLQTQAKPKPGEKLIYGGTIDCFKKTLAKEGMKGLYKGMAAPIIGVAPMFAVCFFGFGLGKKLQQRTPDEILTYQQLFAAGMLSGVFTTAIMAPGERIKCLLQIQAATGEVKYAGPMDCVKQLYREFGIRGVYKGTALTLMRDVPASGMYFMSYEWLKNLLTPAGKSHNELSIPSVLFAGGMAGIFNWAVAIPPDVLKSRFQTAPEGKYPNGVRDVLRELIREEGVASLYKGFNAVMLRAFPANAACFLGFEMAMKFLNWLAPSH